The Haliaeetus albicilla chromosome 11, bHalAlb1.1, whole genome shotgun sequence sequence AAGAACATGTACTTCTCTGCATCTGTACACAGGTAATCACTAAAAAGTCATCTGGCTACATGTGTTTTCTACCTATCTACTAAATCAGAGCTCTGTGTGTATTTAAGACTCCACCTGAAGGACTCTGGGGCTATGAAAGACAACACTTCTGTTGCAGCAAAGCCTGCAAGAAAGCTTCATACAGCTCAACAAAAACAAATTAGGGCTGTCCCCCTCTACCACCTTACTATAGACAGTTTTACATCTAACATTCCTCAGGAGATGCACTAGACACTGAGTTTTGTGGCCTCTTGTGACCTTCTtctacttgttttcttttaagcagGTAAGAAGAGCCCACCTGCTGAGGACAAAGTTGTGTTAACACATATGAAGTTACTGAGCAATGAAGGAATTCAAAACCCAGGGTTAAACCCAGAGGCTCCAGCTGACACAGCCTGCACAGAAGAGTCCCGTCTCCCTGGTGTCAGCCTCCCACCGGACTGTCAGGGAAATCCGAATGCAGCAGCCGCACCAGCAGATCCAGACTATGCAGATGCCCCGGCAAGCACAGACTATGTAGCCACGCTGCCTGACCTCAGTGCCTTCGAGTCCAAGTGCCAACTTCATAGATTCTCCAAATTTGAATCTGAGGACTCGGGGGTTGAATTGCCAAGTGGGGCTAATTCTCCATCAACACCGACGGGTTCAGAGAAGAGCTTTGTGCTTCACAGCAGAGACTCATTTTGTGACTCAGGTGTGCTTAGCACTTCTTCTTCTCCAGAAATTGACCATCTGATAATGAGAACATGTAAAGAGTGTGCCAGAAAAGTCAGCCACCAAGATCCAGAGAGTGAAAAACAAGCTGAGTACTACAGCCAGGAGGCAGATGCTGTGCAGGGTCCTACAGCTTCCCTTGAAGACTTCAGTGTCCCTCAAGAAGAAAGTCCCGATGAACATTCTGACCAAAGCAAAAGGCAATATCTGGAAAAAGAAGCTACTCCAGAGACAGACCTTCCTAGGGAAAGCACTCTTCCCACCCCACCTTCCATAGAAGAGCCAAAGACAATTGCTGACAATTTCCCAGAGAACTTTGGCAGCATGCAAGACCTTCAGATCCATGGACATCAGCTGAAGAAGTACCCCACAAGCGACAGTCTGAATGAATACATGGATGAATGCTGTAGACTGAGTGAGGTAAGAAACACCTAAACTGAATCTTACAGTTAGGCCGGTCCAATACCTCAGTCAGGGTTCAAGTCCTATCCTCTGTCACGAACTAGGACACATCTGAGTGAGTTAGAAAATCTCCCCTGAAGCTGTTGTAAGCAGCAAATCTTGGCAATTGATTTTTAAGGGCTTTTTTCATAGCTGTGAAATTCTGAAGTAATTCACATATATTGGGTCTGGGTAAGGATGACTAACAGCTCATGGAAATCTGATGTTTCAAAAAGCCCTAGATTAGAGCATGGACTTTATTCTGGTCTTAAAATGAAGATTATGAGGTTAGTCATCGTCCTCTGATAAGTGGGACAGGGATCAGAACATAGTTTCTTTTTCAATGTCAGGTTATTCCTGTTCCTGGGAACAGCTAGACTGCTGTTGGGGCACCGAAGTTTGGAAAGAACTTGTCTAAGGGGTAGTTCATTCCTGTCTAGGCCTGTCCTGTCCTCTTGAGCCAGCTCTCTCGAATAATGAGTGAGCAGGGAACTAATGCACAAATTCAAATCTTTGCTGGGATAGAGATGGAGAGCCCATTTTAAccctccagcacagctgtgaTGGAAACTCCTGTGTTCTGAGACTGACCAAACTGCAAAGGCATATTTTCAGCACCTTGTTCTACTCTTTCCCCCTTGCTGGGTACTCCCTGCAACTGATAGGAGAATAAAAAGCCCTTCTGTGCACTTTCTCCCATAGTGGATGCTGGCAAGCACTCACTCCAGTGCTCTTACTGAAGCCCCATGCTGCTGACACGCAGACAGATCGCTGCCTTGCCTGCCTGCTGTGGTGGCTTCCATGAACCAGTAATGGAAAGATCTAACGGGGGAGCTGATTCTTGATAGAGAGACAGACCAAAAAGCCCCATGAGCAAAAGGAAAGGACGGGGCAGGCTAGATGAAGAGGGTCATACAGACACACCAAAAATATCAAACAGGGCATAACGGGGATTTCTTTTTGGGGTGTTCATTGCAGCAACAGTGATGAATGGGAGATGGGTGGGAGGAAGCCAAATGAGAAGTGCTGTGTGCTGTGCATATACTTTCACCATGACTTCTCTGCTCGGGCCCTGAACCATCAGGTGATGGCCTTCCTCTTCAGCATGCCAAACCCTCCCAAGCAGTGAGGAAGGTCAGAGATGGCCCACCTCTGGTAACATTGCATACCAAGGCAGCACAAGCAACACACAATCCAATGGAgcaccttcttcctccccagacCTGTCTCACACACGGCAGAAGACAGACGTCTGTTTTGCACAGTTCCCAAACAGACAGCGACCTGGCCTTTTGGCAGAGAGTTCAAAAAAGGACCGGAGCAGGAGAGTTTGAATATAAGGAGACTTTATAAAAAGCTACCCAAATTCTCTGTTGTACTCCAGAGGGTTTGCAGCCAGCTTGGTCTTGTCTGACAGCTCTGGCTGCCCATGAAATTCCTTTAAATCCTTTGTGAAATGGAGCCTCAGTTTCCTAAAGCAGAGCATTTAAATAAACAAGAGAATAAATTAGAAGAAGCTGAAGAGGAAATGAAACTCTTGGTGGCTTATCTCCCCTCCTTTTTAATATCCTCACTGGCTGAGTGCTAAAGCTCTGTGCCCCAGAGCACttctctttgtttgttttttgagcTGTATAAATACAGCTGTGACCTAGATGCTGAGGAAGTTTGTCCCTCTTCACAGAGCACCTCCAGGCTGCTGTATCTCAAAAGCAGTGCTCTTCAAACTGCTGGGATGCCAGGTAGCACCCAAGCTGACTAGGGCAAGAAATGcccactgctgctgcacagccctcctgcagctgcagagccttCTGCCCTCGCCAAACCTGCACAATGTTGACCTGTTCTCACTGTCATACAACAGAGGCAGGACAGAGTGAGACCCCCCTCAGAAATTATGTCCTGATGATCATCTGCCCACACAGTTGATGGATGCCTCTTGGTTCACCCCAGCTGAGGCTCTGCTCCAGGCTTATACTCTGTGGCTTTCACATTTGCCTGTAACTTGTTCAAGATACAACATGGTACTTAGGAGCCAATCTCTTGTCTGGCCTGATGTCATCTTAGGGACTCAGATACCCCTAGAAATGCAATCAATGTTGTCTGAAAGACAGCAGGCCAGTACAAGATATTCCCACTCTGCTTGGCAAAGAACATGGCAAACCAAATTGTTCCATCAAATCAATTCCTCCTGCATTAAATTCATGTTGACAGAGATGCAAGAGTGCTTATAGGGGCTTATATTTAATGCCAGGTGAGAGCATTATTTAATTATAGGTGATAGCAGCTTCCTCAGTTCTGTTGCTGGTTTGGGGAATACAACTTCCAAGTAAGAGGAGAGCAGCTGAGGTTTCCCAGCCCAGGTGGCTGTGGCAATGCCATCAGCACTCTCCTTGCCAGCACACCACACCCGAGCAAGGATTCAGTCTCTGGATGAAGATGTCCCTTGATGTCCTCCAGGCCTCCCTCACTGCTGAGGCTACTtccaagagaaaaggaaggaaaatgctgaaaaagagaGACTGGAAATGACCAAATATTTTAACCATTTAGATTCATTTGGTGAATGGCTTTGGCTGAAAATATACATCAAATAATTTCAGTCTGGCATTTCTTAAACAAAGGTTTCTGATCTTTTGGTTTGAACCAttgttattttgaaatttgCCTGTGTTtagaaagatgaaagaaagtGGAAGCTGTCAAAGAACAAGTGAAAGAACTTTGAAGCCtaaataaaagcatttccttttaagccaaattaaatgtttgagGTCAGTTTGAAGATACATAGCTTTTGatgcttttgctttgcaaaaattCCTCACGCTCCATAAAGTTTACATTTAAAGTCAGCCCATACCCCTGGAAGAAGAGGGAGGGTGGGAGCATTGTCatcattaaatgaaaaaaacccattatTCACACAGTGCTAATTATCCTTGGCCACAGCAGTCAAAATACTTCTCTGCAGAGAATGGTAAGGTTCAGTGGAAGGATAGGGCAACCTGTGATTGTCAGCCCCATAGCCTGTGTGTGCCGCTCGGAGGAAACTAGAAGCTATCAGTAAGCACAGCCCCTCCTGGACAGCAGGGCAGAGCCGCCAGAAATACACAGCACGATCACTCTCTTTCCTGTTATTCACAAGCCTTTTGGTGCTGTCAGCTTCCAGTGACAAATGCTTCCCGCTCAGCCTGTGACGTCACTAATCAGTTGCTCCAAGCCCATGATGGGAGGTGTGTAATTTCATTCCTTGGCTGTTGGCACAGTGACTGTACTGCCTCTGTACTGGCCATGCTAATGTGGTGGAAGTGGGCAGTGAGGGATTTATGGGAGAATGGAGCATAGTATAACTCAAAACTATCCACAAGAGAAAGTGAAGAGCATTGCGAGAAGTGCAGAAACCTAAGTCACTGCAAGAAACATCAGTGAGCTCCCATCTGAAGTAAGAAGAGCTTCATCTGCAAGCTAGTCTTGCCTGCCAGCTTTGGCTCCTGCTGCCAGGTCCAGCCCAGGACAGTTTTCCATTGAGCCTGATAGAAGAAGAGCTCCCAGCTCTGTGACTCTGGTggcttcagaggaaaaaatgtgattttacaCCAGTAAAAATATTGACTGGAGGGCTATAGATAAGACAAAGTTCCCAGTGCAGGTGTTGATCCTGTATTTTTAGGCTTCCTAAGAAATCTGTGGGCCAGCACAACTACGATGGTTTATTGCCAGCTGAGCAGTGATACATGTACTGAAAACCTGTCCCCAAAACTTAGGTGAACACTCACAAAAGCAGAGATCTCTTTTTAGTTACACAGGTGTAAAGTCTGTGTAGTGCAACTTAACTCCACAGGGTCAAAACTGTAATGGGAGTAACTCAGCATAGTATAGCTGAGAGCCTTGGattccttttcttccagctgaggGTCTAGTTCAGTCTGATGTACCTGAAAGCAAAGTCTGGCACCTATTTATACATTATGTTGTTACTTTCCTCATCTGATTCATAAATTACGCCTGTCTGATCCTCTGCATCTTCACCTTCGAAAAAGTAGGTGagatgtttttccttcttcatagGTTTCATCAGCTCAAAAATGGGCACATGGCT is a genomic window containing:
- the LOC104315669 gene encoding uncharacterized protein isoform X3, which produces MLRSLFSGCLCPHAAGKKSPPAEDKVVLTHMKLLSNEGIQNPGLNPEAPADTACTEESRLPGVSLPPDCQGNPNAAAAPADPDYADAPASTDYVATLPDLSAFESKCQLHRFSKFESEDSGVELPSGANSPSTPTGSEKSFVLHSRDSFCDSGVLSTSSSPEIDHLIMRTCKECARKVSHQDPESEKQAEYYSQEADAVQGPTASLEDFSVPQEESPDEHSDQSKRQYLEKEATPETDLPRESTLPTPPSIEEPKTIADNFPENFGSMQDLQIHGHQLKKYPTSDSLNEYMDECCRLSEVNQGNSKALGSGLGYLEHICQLIEKIGQLQEHNLRLQKQVCSLQKEQKMSQIKEEYLLQHCSCGAASVFLNSYQDMKTFFSGRSRPHSLLVQTGNPSDLSIIPEIGANTEKLSSCNGRERYPESGNSQPGLRKSSNNRNNKENEFREAGNMAERQAFPSKDPAVRKGLDVSKIISGESHAWGRMRDLMRKTRLRNQNKLGLSSAALKRSCPQLYKPDIISSELKKTERNSMIVLGQNTKNENIWPF
- the LOC104315669 gene encoding uncharacterized protein isoform X2, producing the protein MFSWHRSFTLGAPWRRGKKSPPAEDKVVLTHMKLLSNEGIQNPGLNPEAPADTACTEESRLPGVSLPPDCQGNPNAAAAPADPDYADAPASTDYVATLPDLSAFESKCQLHRFSKFESEDSGVELPSGANSPSTPTGSEKSFVLHSRDSFCDSGVLSTSSSPEIDHLIMRTCKECARKVSHQDPESEKQAEYYSQEADAVQGPTASLEDFSVPQEESPDEHSDQSKRQYLEKEATPETDLPRESTLPTPPSIEEPKTIADNFPENFGSMQDLQIHGHQLKKYPTSDSLNEYMDECCRLSEVNQGNSKALGSGLGYLEHICQLIEKIGQLQEHNLRLQKQVCSLQKEQKMSQIKEEYLLQHCSCGAASVFLNSYQDMKTFFSGRSRPHSLLVQTGNPSDLSIIPEIGANTEKLSSCNGRERYPESGNSQPGLRKSSNNRNNKENEFREAGNMAERQAFPSKDPAVRKGLDVSKIISGESHAWGRMRDLMRKTRLRNQNKLGLSSAALKRSCPQLYKPDIISSELKKTERNSMIVLGQNTKNENIWPF
- the LOC104315669 gene encoding uncharacterized protein isoform X4, which produces MLRSLFSGCLCPHAGKKSPPAEDKVVLTHMKLLSNEGIQNPGLNPEAPADTACTEESRLPGVSLPPDCQGNPNAAAAPADPDYADAPASTDYVATLPDLSAFESKCQLHRFSKFESEDSGVELPSGANSPSTPTGSEKSFVLHSRDSFCDSGVLSTSSSPEIDHLIMRTCKECARKVSHQDPESEKQAEYYSQEADAVQGPTASLEDFSVPQEESPDEHSDQSKRQYLEKEATPETDLPRESTLPTPPSIEEPKTIADNFPENFGSMQDLQIHGHQLKKYPTSDSLNEYMDECCRLSEVNQGNSKALGSGLGYLEHICQLIEKIGQLQEHNLRLQKQVCSLQKEQKMSQIKEEYLLQHCSCGAASVFLNSYQDMKTFFSGRSRPHSLLVQTGNPSDLSIIPEIGANTEKLSSCNGRERYPESGNSQPGLRKSSNNRNNKENEFREAGNMAERQAFPSKDPAVRKGLDVSKIISGESHAWGRMRDLMRKTRLRNQNKLGLSSAALKRSCPQLYKPDIISSELKKTERNSMIVLGQNTKNENIWPF
- the LOC104315669 gene encoding uncharacterized protein isoform X1; the encoded protein is MFSWHRSFTLGAPWRRAGKKSPPAEDKVVLTHMKLLSNEGIQNPGLNPEAPADTACTEESRLPGVSLPPDCQGNPNAAAAPADPDYADAPASTDYVATLPDLSAFESKCQLHRFSKFESEDSGVELPSGANSPSTPTGSEKSFVLHSRDSFCDSGVLSTSSSPEIDHLIMRTCKECARKVSHQDPESEKQAEYYSQEADAVQGPTASLEDFSVPQEESPDEHSDQSKRQYLEKEATPETDLPRESTLPTPPSIEEPKTIADNFPENFGSMQDLQIHGHQLKKYPTSDSLNEYMDECCRLSEVNQGNSKALGSGLGYLEHICQLIEKIGQLQEHNLRLQKQVCSLQKEQKMSQIKEEYLLQHCSCGAASVFLNSYQDMKTFFSGRSRPHSLLVQTGNPSDLSIIPEIGANTEKLSSCNGRERYPESGNSQPGLRKSSNNRNNKENEFREAGNMAERQAFPSKDPAVRKGLDVSKIISGESHAWGRMRDLMRKTRLRNQNKLGLSSAALKRSCPQLYKPDIISSELKKTERNSMIVLGQNTKNENIWPF
- the LOC104315669 gene encoding uncharacterized protein isoform X5: MFSWHRSFTLGAPWRRAGKKSPPAEDKVVLTHMKLLSNEGIQNPGLNPEAPADTACTEESRLPGVSLPPDCQGNPNAAAAPADPDYADAPASTDYVATLPDLSAFESKCQLHRFSKFESEDSGVELPSGANSPSTPTGSEKSFVLHSRDSFCDSGVLSTSSSPEIDHLIMRTCKECARKVSHQDPESEKQAEYYSQEADAVQGPTASLEDFSVPQEESPDEHSDQSKRQYLEKEATPETDLPRESTLPTPPSIEEPKTIADNFPENFGSMQDLQIHGHQLKKYPTSDSLNEYMDECCRLSEVNQGNSKALGSGLGYLEHICQLIEKIGQLQEHNLRLQKQVCSLQKEQKMSQIKEEYLLQHCSCGAASVFLNSYQDMKTFFSGRSRPHSLLVQTGNPSDLSIIPEIGANTEKLSSCNGRERYPESGNSQPGLRKSSNNRNNKENEFREAGNMAERQAFPSKDPAVRKGESHAWGRMRDLMRKTRLRNQNKLGLSSAALKRSCPQLYKPDIISSELKKTERNSMIVLGQNTKNENIWPF